One Mycolicibacterium sarraceniae genomic window carries:
- a CDS encoding FAD-dependent oxidoreductase — translation MPHVITQSCCSDGSCVYACPVNCIHPSPDEPGFATAEMLYIDPVACVDCGACVSACPVGAIAPDSKLTDKQLPFIPLNAAFYPERPAGVKLPPTSKLAPVLPAPQIRRSGADLTVAVVGSGPAGMYAADELLTQNRVRVNVFDKLPTPFGLVRAGVAPDHQNTKGVTSLFERINSRTGFTFYLNVEVGRHLSHEELLRHHHAVVYTVGAPNDRRLDIAGMDLPGAGTATETVAWINGHPDFADLTVDLRHERVVVIGNGNVALDVARILTADPDDLARTDISDTALDAVRNSAVREVVIAARRGPADSAFTLPELIGLTSTAEVVLAAEDHDLVQQDLAGASDPLTVGKLEILATLPVASQTAARPRIRLTYNLTPHSVLGDERVDGIEFRRTGTDEAVRLDTGLVLTSIGYRGAPITGLPFDDAAAVVPNRDGRVIDPATGNPVAGAYVAGWIKRGPTGFIGTNKSCAMQTVSNLVDDFNAGLLTDPAARPALLDKLIRCRQPDVVDTAGWRAIDAAETARGDAEGRPRVKFTEVADMVAVAAAVPEPPIARRLLAGLLR, via the coding sequence ATGCCACACGTCATCACTCAGTCGTGCTGCAGCGACGGGTCCTGCGTCTACGCCTGCCCGGTCAACTGCATCCATCCCAGCCCCGATGAGCCAGGCTTCGCCACCGCCGAGATGCTGTACATCGATCCGGTGGCATGCGTGGACTGCGGTGCCTGCGTCAGCGCGTGTCCGGTCGGCGCGATCGCGCCGGATAGCAAACTGACCGACAAGCAGTTGCCGTTCATCCCGCTCAACGCCGCTTTCTACCCCGAGCGGCCCGCCGGCGTTAAGCTGCCCCCGACGTCCAAGCTCGCGCCGGTGCTGCCCGCACCTCAGATACGTCGCAGCGGAGCGGATCTCACGGTGGCCGTTGTCGGTTCGGGGCCTGCGGGGATGTATGCCGCCGACGAACTGCTCACCCAGAATCGGGTGCGGGTCAACGTTTTCGACAAGCTGCCCACCCCGTTCGGTTTGGTGCGCGCCGGCGTCGCCCCCGATCACCAGAACACCAAGGGCGTGACGTCGCTCTTCGAGCGGATCAACAGCCGGACTGGTTTCACGTTCTACCTCAATGTTGAAGTGGGCCGGCATCTTTCCCATGAGGAGTTGTTGCGGCACCATCACGCCGTTGTCTATACCGTCGGTGCGCCGAACGACCGCAGGCTCGACATCGCTGGCATGGACTTGCCCGGTGCCGGTACGGCCACCGAGACGGTGGCCTGGATCAACGGCCATCCCGATTTCGCCGACCTGACGGTCGACCTTCGCCACGAACGGGTGGTGGTGATCGGCAACGGCAACGTGGCCCTTGATGTGGCCCGGATCCTGACCGCCGATCCGGATGACTTGGCTCGCACCGACATTTCGGATACCGCGTTGGATGCCGTGCGCAATTCGGCGGTGCGCGAGGTCGTCATCGCGGCGCGCCGCGGGCCGGCCGATTCGGCATTCACACTGCCTGAGCTGATCGGGCTGACGTCGACGGCCGAGGTCGTTCTGGCCGCCGAAGACCACGATCTTGTGCAGCAGGACCTGGCAGGCGCCAGCGACCCCCTGACGGTGGGCAAGCTCGAGATCCTCGCCACCTTGCCGGTCGCCTCGCAGACCGCCGCTCGCCCTCGAATCCGGTTGACTTATAACCTGACCCCGCACAGTGTGCTCGGCGACGAACGGGTCGACGGGATCGAGTTCCGCCGCACCGGCACTGACGAGGCAGTGCGGCTCGACACCGGGCTGGTGCTGACCTCGATCGGCTACCGTGGTGCGCCGATCACCGGCCTGCCGTTCGACGATGCGGCGGCCGTCGTTCCCAATCGGGACGGCCGGGTGATCGATCCCGCCACCGGCAATCCGGTCGCCGGGGCGTATGTCGCCGGCTGGATCAAGCGTGGCCCGACGGGTTTCATCGGCACCAACAAATCCTGCGCCATGCAGACCGTCTCGAACCTGGTCGACGACTTCAACGCGGGCCTGCTCACCGATCCCGCCGCGCGACCGGCCCTGCTGGACAAGCTGATCCGCTGCCGCCAACCCGATGTGGTCGACACGGCCGGCTGGCGCGCGATCGACGCCGCCGAGACCGCGCGCGGCGATGCCGAGGGCCGGCCGCGGGTGAAGTTCACCGAGGTGGCCGATATGGTCGCGGTGGCCGCCGCCGTGCCGGAGCCGCCGATCGCCAGACGGCTGCTGGCCGGACTGTTGCGTTAG